CAAAGAACTCCTAAATGGATCAAGCACACGACCTCCGGTGCTAAATGCCGATTCTGAGGCAACTGTGGTCACTGGAATGGCCAACACATCCCGCGCTACCTTGGAGAGGATCGGAAACTTTGTTGAATTAACTTTCCACCAATTCAAAATATCAAAGGTTGTACTTAGTGATTCAACATCCTCCAAACAATATTGCTCTATCTCAGTTTTACAATCCATCAAATTTCTTGATGCTCGGAATGAATGAAACTCACTTAAGAAGTCGGCATCGTCGTCAAATGAAACGTTCTCGGATGATGTTGAAGCATGACAATGTGGAGCCTCTCGACTTTGTACCTCATCATTGACACTCATCATTGGCACATTTCCCCTAGTGCCCACATATTGgtcaaatatattatttaagtCCTCCTTCAATTTATCAACAAGATTTTTCGCTAGTTCATGTGAAAGGTTCATTTGACACCAATATTCAAAAGCAACCAGCTTGTATCGAGGATCAAGAACAACAGCCACAAATAACAACCGGTTTATTTTCTCAAAGTTCCCCCaatatttgtcatattttactTTCATCTGCCTAGCCATAGCACTCACCAAAGGATCAAGACTTCCAGCATAATTTAGCACTTGCCTACGAACACTACAAAGTTGTTGGAAAAACAAGTTTGCAGTTGAATACAATGAACCAGAAATTTTCATAGTGACATCATAAAAGACCTTCAAAAAATGTACAAAGTGACGAACATTGTTCCAATCATCCTCCTTGGGAGGCCCCAACCCCTTTCTTCCCCCAACAGTTCGATTTAAATAACGCATAAGAGGCCCATCTTCCTCTTGCAAAAGCTCAAATGCTCTTCTATACTTCTCTGCTACCTCCAACATGAAATAGGTTgagttccatctagtgggaACATCAAGGACCAAGGAGGCCTGACAAACAACCTTTTGTCTATCTGCACAAGACTTAAACCTTTCTAGTCTTTTGGGGGAGGACTTCACATACCTAACCACATTTCGGACCCTCTCAATTGAGTCATGAGCATCTTTTAAACCCCTTTGCACAATTAGATTAAGAATATGAGCACTACATCTCAcgtgaagaaattcattaaaacaAATAGTGTCCTCATCGTACATTGTTCGTTGTTTCAACCAATCTAGTGCCTTATCATTGGCGGAGGCATTGTCAACCGTAATTGTCAAAAGCCTACTAATGCCCCATTCTACTAAACACTCCTCCAATGCCCTCCCAATTGTGATGCCCTTATGATCTGACACTTGACGGAATGACAACAATCTTCTATGCAATGTCCATTTATGGTCAATAAAATGTGCAGTCACACacatataattcatattttgaatAGAAGTCCATGTGTCGGTGGTCAAGCAAACCCTTTGATTAGTTGTCATAAACATATGCTTCAAATCACTCTTAGTCCTTAAATACGCTTTCACACAATCCTTCATCGTTGTAAAGCGAGAAGGAATGTTGAAGCGAGGCTCAACTACTTTCATGAACTTCTTAAACCCATTTCCATCCACAAACATAAAAGGTAACTCATCCTCAATAACCATTTCAGTAAGTGCAgcccttatttttttctcatcatACTTTACAATCATCAATGCATTACCCTCCCCCTTCTTAGCCTCAAAGGTAAACATTTGTTGACTCTTATCTTGTCTAGTCTTATGGATCTTATACTTTGGGCAATTATTGACATGGTAAAGCATGGAGGAGGTCCCATTAATTTTAGGGTGACACTTGTAAGCAGACCCACAATAATTACAATGGGCCATAGGGTCATCTTGGGAAGAACTCTCATCCCTAGTGAAATGTTCCCAAGCTGCAGATGGTTTGGACATATTTTTTGGTTTCCTAGGTTGTGGTGGACGACCCCCACGACTCCCACGACTCCCATGACCCCTCCCAGTTCCTACAGAACTATCATCCCTTACATCACTACTTCTATGAACCTCCCCAGACTCATATGCAACATCTTCAACTTCCATGGGAGTAATTGGAATATCAAGAGATGGAGTATGAGAAGCACCACCTGATGTAGTCGGTGCCGGTGAAGGTACGGGTACCGCCGCAACAGCAGCAGGTGAAGACCTTGCAGGTAAAGACTTTGCAGAAGCAGCAGCAGGTGAAGACCTTGCAGGTAAAGACTTTGCAGAagcagcagcaacagcagcaGACTTTGCAGAAGCGGGTGAGTCTTTNNNNNNNNNNNNNNNNNNNNNNNNNNNNNNNNNNNNNNNNNNNNNNNNNNNNNNNNNNNNNNNNNNNNNNNNNNNNNNNNNNNNNNNNNNNNNNNNNNNNAATTTGAGCAAATCAAACACTTTGTTTAATCATGTCAGTCCGCATGATAGAAAAAGAGACTTGTGAATGCCGCATAAACTAATAATCAAACATGAATGTGATGAATGGTAGATTGGAACAACACTTTTTAACACATTCAGAACAACACCCAAGTACCCAACCCAACTACCCAAGTAAAGATCTTTAAAGAAGAACAGAAAAGTACAGGgtgaaaaacattattaatCAAAAGATTGTTTTTTTCCTCAATATTGTTTCCTTCGTTTACAACTTTACATCATTACATGGGTTTTAAATATAAGATAAATAGTTAACAATCAGGTAATCAGAACTCAGAAGCATACCTCGTTTTCGTTGGGAGAAATGGTGAACTGAGAAGACGACCGACGTCGGGGACCCAAGACAGACAGCGACCTTCGATGGCTAAAAGGCGGAGTAGCGGAGAGGAGGCGAAGAGATGAGAGGAGGGGACAGTGACCTTCGGCGGAGCCGCGGAGAGGAGACGAAGAGATGAGAGCCTGAGAGGACTGAGGAGGGTCACGACTCACGGACTCACGAGGGTGCGCTCAGTGAGGTGAGAGGTCTGAGACTCACTGAGCTGCGGCGCTAGGGTTGGGAACTTGGGGGAAATGGGTTAGGGCTGAGAGGGTTagaagagatatatatatatgctactcaaaacggcaccgttttgAGTAgggttttttaatatattaatcaaaacgacgtcgttttgaatgtCGGTAGGAGTCGGGTCGGTAATGGCGAAAACCGACTTCCAGAAAATCCATACCGCCTGCCGACCGAAATATTTCGGAAGAAGGAAATCCCTGCCGCCTTCCGTCCGTCTGTTCGTCGGTGCCGGTCGGTCTCGGTCGGAACTCGGTCGGCACTCGGTCAAAACTCGGCACTCGGTGAATATGCTCACCCCTAGGAGGGGGAGGGTAGGGGCGGGGAGTAGAAGAGAAaggggagaggaggagggagcagaTCTGCTCCCTCCTTCTCTCAAAACTGTTTTCTGAGGAGAAGGCCAAGATACCCTAGCAGTGTAATCTTAAAATGGCAAGAAAGTAAAGCAAAGTTGAGTAGCGtcaaaatatccaaaaaaatattgattaagatcccttatattttttaaggTAACTGCACGTGGAGACGTTTTTAAAATCCTAAtaattagtttaaattaaattgtttgaATAGCTCGGATACCATATGATAACCCATGAGTTTTTGGTAAATCAGCCCAATTAAATCTTTGGGTCTAGTTTCTATCTATAATCTATATATACAGTATTCATAACTTAATTACATTCAAATTAAGCTTAGTaatatttttggcttttggttAGGAGTATAAATTCAGCTGGTTATAATTGGCCACCAACCGGTTATAACCGGCCATCAATCAATTACTGGCCATCAACCAATTATCGGCTACAAATCAATAACCGTCTAACcgcttttatcacttttaaaagcGGCTAGAAATAATCAATTACCAATCGGTAACAACAACTTTTCCACTTTTATGGCTTTTAAAAGCAGTCGGAAATAACAGTTAACCCAATGTTTTTGCATTCTGTCATATTGGATTCGTGATCTTGGATTTTGCTTTTCAACTTGAAATGCATTCGTCATCTTGGCGAATTATTACCTGAAATTCATCTTGGGCAACAACTAACAACGCACCTGTTTTGAGGTGGTCAGTGGCCTGCAGAAAGCACGTTGGCGTTGCTATGAAAATATCTGTTGAGTAGGTGGctaaatataattgaaaataatctatttaagtAGTTGCCGACATAAAGTGACAATAGCAAGAAATCTGTTGCTAGCATACATGTTCACAGATTTTTTCACTTCATCTTAATTAGTTTCTCGCTCAAGTAAGAATCTCCCACACTCCGAATACAACAAAGGATCCCTTGTGACTTGTCCTCTCCTCTCGTTGTCTCTCACTCAAAGAAAAGCCAAAAACCCTAGCTCAACGTTTAATCAACAGCAGACATATGAAAAGATTTCTCATAATTCATTGTACAAAAGGAAAAGATAGAGAGCATCCTATTGTTACTGTTGTCGAAAATCATAATGGAGTCCGGACTACAAGACAAGATTGATTTTTATCTTGATCATCATTATTTGTgctatattatataaatatttataaagagAAGTGTTATATGCACCACACAAACAAGTGAGAAATATGTGACATGTTTTTCTTGTGCATTTCtcatttatatatttgataCCCACTGGGTGATGAAacttgaaaagcatttttattACTGAAGATCTGGGTTGTTCTAAACACATTTGAGAGAGGAAATGGCACAACAATCATGGCCGCAAGAGCCgaaaaaaatacccttcaatCCACTCCTCTCACTTGTTTTTCTCATCCCTTTTCTCTATCTTTTCAAGCGTATTAGAAATGGCAAACCCAATTTACCTCCATCCCCACCAAAGCTTCCAATCATCGGCAACCTACACCAGCTTGGCACGCTCCCACACCGCTCTCTTCAAGCCCTTTCTAACAAGTACGGCCCTCTAATGTTCTTGTACTTGGGCAATGCTCCAACCCTTGTGGTGTCGTCTGCAGATATGGCCAGAGAAATGATGAAGACACATGATGTCATTTTCTCATACCAGCCCAAAAACACAGCTGCCAATATCTTACTCTATGGAAGCAAAGACGTAGCTTTTTCACCCTATGGTGAGTATTGGAGACAAGCTCGAAAAATTTGTGTGCTCGAACTTTTGAGCCTCAAAAGTGTGCAGTCGTTCCAGTATGTAagggaagaagaagttgaagggCTGATCAACAAGATACGTGACACTTGTTTCAAAGGGGCTACTGTTAATCTAAGTGAGATGTTGATTGCAACCACCAACAACATAGTCTCTAGATGTATACTTGGACAGaagtttgaagaagaagatggtacATGTAGATTCGGACATCTATCAAGAAGGGTAATGTTGCAACTTGGAGTGTTCTGCTTTGgagatttttttccttttttgggatGGATTGATGTTCTTACGGGATTTATCCCGAGCCTGAAAGCGACTTTCAGAGAATTAGATGTTTTTTTTGATCAAGtgattgaagaacaaaagacAAAGAGAAGTGATGTTGACCAGCCTTATAGGCTTGATTACGTGGATATTCTCCTCCGACTTCAAAAGAATGGCATGCTCGACTTTGATTTCACCGAAGACAACCTCAAAGCAATTCTaatggtctctctctctctctctctctctctctctctctaacacaCACATACAGACAAACCCATGTCTAAAGTTGTGTGTTTTCATAATTTGCAGGACATGTTTGTGGGAGGAACTGATACAACTTCAACAGTTTTGGAGTGGTTAATGGCAGAGCTCATAAAGAATCCAAGTAGCATGAAGAGAGCACAAGAAGAAGTGAGAAGAGTGGTGGGCAAGAAGTCAAAGATAGACGTGAATGACATCAACAAAATGGATTACTTGAAATGTGTCCTCAAAGAAACTCTACGACTGCATCCACCACTTCCTCTTTTGGTACCCCGGGAAACAACAAGAACTGTGAAAATTGGAGGCTATGATATTCCGCCAAAAACAAGAGTAGTTACCAATCCATGGGCAATGCACAGGGACCCTAACGTGTGGGAGGCCAGAAGAGTTCCTCCCGGAGAGATTCGAAGACAATCCGATTGATTTCAAAGGTCAAGACTTTGAATTCATCCCATTTGGAGGTGGGAGAAGGGGATGCCCGGGAATGACATTTGGTGTTTGAATATGTGATTGTCAACATCTTATGTTGGTTTGACTGGAGATTGCCAAGTGATATTGTAAAGGAGGAAGACTTGGACATGAGTGAAGTCAACGGGCTCAATGTGACAAAGAAAATTCCTCTTAATCTTGTACCAATGCTGCACTTTCCTTGAATCTTCATCGATGCATCCTGAGATCCATGGTTAATGTGATGATAATgtaactttctttctttcccttggTTTGTTTTagcatttgttgttttttctgtttgttaTTAATGTAAGGGAAGGTGGCTTCaaccttaatatatatatatatatatatatatatatataaaccgaACCCCTCATTAGAGATTAAAATTTCGTTGCTTGGATgtatttttatgtataaattttttgtaattgtgaattaattatttttatatttgtttttggataAAGTTTCTTTATGTTAGACAAATCTGAATCAAGAGCATCCATTACAAGGCTAGCAAAACAGGTACCTGATATAATCCgtttattttatacatatttttttgtaataaggTTCATCTAGGCGTCATAAAGAATAATTGCATGCATAGAATAAACATGTACCTATTTATATGTCA
This genomic interval from Corylus avellana chromosome ca3, CavTom2PMs-1.0 contains the following:
- the LOC132173608 gene encoding zinc finger BED domain-containing protein RICESLEEPER 2-like; protein product: MTNAFQVEKQNPRSRIQYDRMQKHWVNCYFRLLLKAIKVEKLLLPIENSFERRREQICSLLLSPFSSTPRPYPPPPRGEHIHRVPSFDRVPTEFRPRPTGTDEQTDGRRQGFPSSEIFRSAGGMDFLEALISSSPLRGSAEGHCPLLSSLRLLSATPPFSHRRSLSVLGPRRRSSSQFTISPNENESAAVAAASAKSLPARSSPAAASAKSLPARSSPAAVAAVPVPSPAPTTSGGASHTPSLDIPITPMEVEDVAYESGEVHRSSDVRDDSSVGTGRGHGSRGSRGGRPPQPRKPKNMSKPSAAWEHFTRDESSSQDDPMAHCNYCGSAYKCHPKINGTSSMLYHVNNCPKYKIHKTRQDKSQQMFTFEAKKGEGNALMIVKYDEKKIRAALTEMVIEDELPFMFVDGNGFKKFMKVVEPRFNIPSRFTTMKDCVKAYLRTKSDLKHMFMTTNQRVCLTTDTWTSIQNMNYMCVTAHFIDHKWTLHRRLLSFRQVSDHKGITIGRALEECLVEWGISRLLTITVDNASANDKALDWLKQRTMYDEDTICFNEFLHVRCSAHILNLIVQRGLKDAHDSIERVRNVVRYVKSSPKRLERFKSCADRQKVVCQASLVLDVPTRWNSTYFMLEVAEKYRRAFELLQEEDGPLMRYLNRTVGGRKGLGPPKEDDWNNVRHFVHFLKVFYDVTMKISGSLYSTANLFFQQLCSVRRQVLNYAGSLDPLVSAMARQMKVKYDKYWGNFEKINRLLFVAVVLDPRYKLVAFEYWCQMNLSHELAKNLVDKLKEDLNNIFDQYVGTRGNVPMMSVNDEVQSREAPHCHASTSSENVSFDDDADFLSEFHSFRASRNLMDCKTEIEQYCLEDVESLSTTFDILNWWKVNSTKFPILSKVARDVLAIPVTTVASESAFSTGGRVLDPFRSSLAPKTIEALVCTQNWLRSSPVSLRDTFLSKVDDGESYKLDLEIMSNTINVDEAD